One genomic window of Prochlorococcus sp. MIT 0801 includes the following:
- the rfbF gene encoding glucose-1-phosphate cytidylyltransferase, producing the protein MLAVILAGGLGTRLSEETVIRPKPLVEIGGMPILWHILKIYSSFGVNEFIICCGYKGYLIKEYFANYFLHMSDITFHMDEDNRMEVHQKRSEPWKVTLVDTGDLSQTAGRLKRVKSYIHSESFCFTYGDGLSNVNIDELIKFHNNQNCLATLTSVRPPGRYGAIKSNGNKVTDFTEKPEGNLSWINGGFFVVNKKIFDLIKNDDSSWENDVLPKLASKGELSTFNHDGFWQPMDTLRDKNKLQDLWLSGQAPWKLW; encoded by the coding sequence ATGTTAGCTGTAATACTTGCAGGTGGCTTAGGGACCAGACTTTCTGAAGAAACAGTAATAAGACCTAAACCACTGGTCGAAATCGGAGGAATGCCAATCTTGTGGCATATTCTAAAGATCTATAGTTCTTTTGGTGTTAATGAATTTATTATTTGCTGCGGATATAAAGGATATTTGATTAAAGAGTATTTTGCTAATTATTTTCTTCATATGAGTGATATTACGTTTCATATGGATGAGGATAATCGAATGGAAGTTCATCAAAAAAGAAGTGAGCCATGGAAAGTTACTCTTGTAGATACTGGAGATTTAAGTCAAACTGCTGGTAGATTAAAAAGAGTAAAGTCATATATTCACTCTGAATCTTTTTGTTTTACATATGGAGATGGGCTCTCAAATGTAAATATAGATGAGTTAATCAAATTTCATAACAATCAAAATTGTTTAGCAACTCTTACTTCTGTTCGGCCACCTGGTAGGTATGGCGCAATCAAATCGAATGGCAATAAAGTAACTGATTTTACTGAAAAACCAGAAGGGAATTTGTCTTGGATCAATGGTGGATTTTTTGTAGTAAATAAAAAAATTTTTGATTTAATTAAAAATGATGATTCCAGTTGGGAGAATGATGTTCTTCCTAAGTTAGCTTCAAAAGGTGAGCTTTCTACTTTCAACCATGACGGTTTTTGGCAACCTATGGATACTTTGCGTGATAAAAATAAACTTCAAGATCTATGGTTATCTGGTCAAGCACCGTGGAAGTTATGGTAG
- a CDS encoding glycosyltransferase family A protein produces MSVFHSLIIPTRNRQEYVVDAVSYYLRSVDNLGEVIVADNSDQRQLILKYLQPFLYDKRLKILASPNPTLSMRENWERGVSVSQGEWVSIIGDDDILSPDLVFFLRHFLTNAGSEQFESLNWRGINFSWKGVTVDSRRNPAAIPVDGDQLRRIPSEEHLKKSLRWDEPKRSMGSGPTIYHGCWKRSLINKVKDLNNGVVFGAETVDYEAGYNALLCTNEFVMIERPFSILGACEKSNSAAVIDYKHKKNAIDNWYKDAGTVDGLASDQRLPFSLALCIYFLNNYWMEKHNYFVEVNKVNVIKGVAQELTTLDPIYFDKFKDELITFIQQTDLAEFLPEFKPQKRQKHEVGWNGLMNGAMIIDPDKYADRVIDFADIAFSMLTPWQRIGTKYKVDKIL; encoded by the coding sequence ATGAGTGTTTTTCATTCTTTAATTATTCCTACCCGTAATAGGCAAGAATACGTTGTAGATGCAGTATCTTATTATTTACGATCTGTTGATAATCTCGGAGAGGTAATTGTTGCTGATAATTCTGATCAAAGACAATTAATTTTGAAATATCTTCAACCTTTCTTATACGATAAAAGATTAAAAATTTTAGCCTCACCTAATCCGACTCTATCAATGAGAGAGAATTGGGAGAGAGGTGTATCTGTTAGTCAGGGTGAGTGGGTCTCTATCATTGGCGATGATGATATTCTTAGCCCTGATTTAGTTTTTTTTCTTAGACACTTTTTAACTAATGCTGGTTCTGAGCAATTTGAATCTTTGAACTGGAGAGGAATTAATTTTTCTTGGAAAGGTGTTACTGTAGATTCTAGGAGAAATCCTGCAGCAATTCCTGTCGATGGTGATCAGTTACGAAGAATTCCTTCTGAGGAACATTTAAAAAAATCTTTAAGGTGGGATGAACCTAAAAGATCAATGGGTTCTGGACCAACTATTTATCATGGATGTTGGAAACGTAGCTTAATTAATAAAGTTAAAGATTTGAATAATGGCGTTGTCTTTGGCGCTGAGACCGTTGACTATGAGGCTGGTTACAATGCCCTGTTGTGTACTAATGAATTCGTTATGATAGAGCGCCCTTTCTCAATTCTAGGTGCTTGCGAAAAATCTAATTCAGCTGCTGTTATTGATTATAAACATAAGAAAAATGCTATTGATAACTGGTATAAAGATGCTGGAACGGTTGATGGATTAGCAAGTGATCAACGTCTACCATTTTCACTAGCACTTTGCATTTATTTTTTAAATAATTATTGGATGGAAAAACATAATTATTTTGTTGAGGTAAATAAAGTTAATGTAATTAAAGGCGTAGCTCAAGAACTGACAACACTTGATCCTATTTATTTTGATAAATTTAAAGATGAGCTAATTACTTTTATTCAGCAGACTGACTTAGCTGAATTTTTACCTGAGTTTAAACCGCAAAAAAGGCAAAAACATGAAGTAGGTTGGAATGGTTTAATGAATGGCGCAATGATTATCGATCCTGATAAATATGCAGATAGAGTTATAGACTTTGCTGACATTGCATTTTCTATGTTAACTCCTTGGCAAAGAATTGGGACTAAATATAAAGTGGATAAAATCTTATAA
- a CDS encoding Calx-beta domain-containing protein, with the protein MANATATQLQQLYIAYFGRAADPTGLDYWTDTGVTTKAFAASQYAQNEFKSVYGSLSVEAQVNQIYQNLFDRSADAAGLVYWTKQINSGALELASIANDLIWAATNNSGSDDDKTALTNKTNAAVAYTAAVKADATALLAYQPQSSDPWVEGNNFAEGKTFIAGIDKDTTHTAAQVTASITTIKTNGIQDGKYTLTSNAPSITETDSGTKTLAFTLTLDQAATTETTVNYETLTTGTATAGDDFTAASGTVTFAAGQKTATVNVSVLGDTDVESDETVKVKFSGSSLSADVTGTGTISNDDAAASTYTLTSTSPSVTETDSGTKTLAFTLTLDSAATAETTVNYETLTTGTATVGTDFTATSGTVTFAAGQKTATVNVSVLGDTDVESDETVKVKFSGSSLSADVTGTGTISNDDAAASTYTLTSTSPSVTETDSGTKTLAFTLTLDSAATAETTVNYETLTTGTATVGTDFTAASGTVTFAAGQKTATVNVSVLGDTDVESDETVKVKFSGSSLTADVTGTGTISNDDAAASTYTLTSTSPSVTETDSGTKNLAFTVTLDSAVTAETTVNYETLTTGTATVGTDFTATSGTITFAAGQKTATVNVSVLGDTDYESDETVVVKFSGSSLTADVTATGTISNDDTDPAQTAKTLVLTTGTNTGSDFTGSSVADTFDASTSNSLNNGDVLAGGDGDDVLNATFSTAHTASVTSTSIETFNLTSGNAAVTLNLAAATGITTITNTGSNDNNLVLNNIVAVPTTININTNDGDSTFQFTNTALAGSTDDLLINLDGATGNSTITISRAAGATNDLETLSLVSRSTANVVATITTDAVDTATVEISGDQNLEVTNAFGNEVLTISAGSATGDLDLTTGTGDMTVTTGAGADTIISSTGDDTITAGGGADSITLGTGTDNASGGAGIDTFIETSAGLTSVDTISGGDGVDILSISDASTVIDSDFNNVTSVETLTQGTTNAANTITLGSLADASGLATITGNGTGVDTVTVGAGFDNALTVNVATGNDQIDASASAAAVNIAAAAASITTNDTLKGGTGANDTITLTADSGTANLGASVTGFETVTVAAATTNDIKITTKDENATTSQALTVNASALTNTAAALTFTSSENSTATINVTGGAGADSITAGTETSNFAGGGGIDTFSFTSAQLVSTDTISGGDGVDILSISDASTVIDSDFTNVTSVETLTQGTTNAANTITLGSVADAGALATITGNGSGVDTVTVGAGFDNALTVNVLTGNDVIDASASAAAVNIAAAAASITTNDTLKGGTGASDTITLTAGSDTANLGASVTGFETVTVAAATTHDIKITTKDENATTSQALTVNASALTNTAAALTFTSSENSTATINVTGGAGADSITAGTETSNFAGGGGIDTFSFTSAQLVSTDTISGGDGVDILSISDASTVIDSDFTNVTSVETLTQGTTNAANTITLGSVADAGALATITGNGSGVDTVTVGAGFDNALTVNVLTGNDVIDASASAAAVNIAAAAASITTNDTLKGGTGASDTITLTAGSDTANLGASVTGFETVTVAAATTHDIKITTKDENATTSQALTVNASALTNTAAALTFTSSENSTATINVTGGAGADSITAGTETSNFAGGGGIDTFIFTSAGLVSVDTISGGDGVDILSISDASTVIDSDFTNVTSVETLTQGTTNAANTITLGSVADAGALATITGNGSGVDTVTVGAGFDNALTVNVLTGNDVIDASASAAAVNIAAAAASITTNDTLKGGTGSSDTITLTADSGTANLGASVTGFETVTVAAATTNTIKVTTKNENATTSQALTVNASALTSTAATFTFVSGETGTGESLATVNVTGGAGADSITGGTEKSNFVGAGGADTFTFASGSLTSADTVSGGDGADVLTFSDASTVVDADFTNITSVVNLDGTGGANTITLGSKADATGIASIQGAASAVDTVTVGAGFDNALSVNINAGADSIDGSASSAAITIIAADGEITADDTLKGGTGANDIIQITAVEGGTTTFGASFTGFETIGVTAATTQQLKIVMGDALSAGETITLTAAVLTGGSGELDFNGSAEIEGSFNITGSAGADTIKGGLGTDTLNGGADGVDVFYTYKGNDVVDFGETTGDNDVWYMSGAANSSSNLDTITNFEAGASKDILNLTSLASFNNTTTEALHVLTTFNDAGADNDNVLVLNTGNYYANAAALLDTLEEGNTTIGSSVHTAASQVVVAYQAASGGNVRIAEATLATAGGFTAVADLAILSGVTDVTTLAATNFVLD; encoded by the coding sequence ATGGCCAACGCGACTGCGACTCAACTACAACAGCTGTACATCGCTTACTTCGGACGCGCAGCTGATCCAACTGGTCTTGATTATTGGACCGACACAGGCGTTACTACAAAGGCTTTTGCAGCTAGTCAGTACGCTCAGAATGAATTTAAATCTGTATATGGAAGTCTTTCAGTAGAGGCTCAAGTTAACCAGATCTATCAAAATCTATTTGATAGATCAGCCGACGCTGCAGGACTTGTTTATTGGACTAAACAGATAAATTCAGGCGCGTTGGAACTTGCTTCAATAGCTAATGATCTTATATGGGCTGCAACCAATAATTCTGGTAGTGATGATGACAAGACTGCACTAACAAACAAAACGAATGCTGCTGTTGCATATACAGCTGCAGTTAAAGCTGATGCTACAGCTCTTCTTGCTTATCAGCCTCAATCTTCAGATCCATGGGTTGAAGGAAACAATTTTGCTGAAGGTAAAACATTTATTGCTGGTATAGATAAAGATACAACTCATACAGCTGCTCAGGTTACTGCGAGTATTACAACTATAAAAACTAATGGTATCCAAGATGGGAAATATACACTTACTTCTAACGCGCCAAGCATTACTGAAACTGATTCAGGTACTAAAACTCTTGCATTTACATTAACGCTTGATCAAGCAGCTACTACTGAAACCACAGTTAACTACGAGACATTAACTACTGGAACAGCTACAGCTGGTGATGACTTCACAGCAGCATCAGGAACAGTTACTTTTGCGGCTGGTCAAAAGACAGCGACGGTAAATGTTTCTGTACTTGGTGATACAGATGTTGAATCAGATGAGACAGTTAAGGTCAAGTTCTCTGGTTCAAGCCTTTCTGCTGATGTAACTGGTACAGGTACGATCAGTAATGACGATGCTGCTGCTTCAACTTATACACTTACTTCAACCTCACCAAGTGTTACTGAAACTGATTCAGGTACTAAAACTCTTGCATTTACATTAACGCTTGATTCTGCAGCAACTGCTGAAACCACAGTTAATTACGAGACATTAACTACTGGTACAGCAACAGTTGGTACAGATTTCACAGCAACATCAGGAACAGTTACTTTTGCGGCTGGTCAAAAGACAGCGACGGTAAATGTTTCTGTACTTGGTGATACAGATGTTGAATCAGATGAGACAGTTAAGGTCAAGTTCTCTGGTTCAAGCCTTTCTGCTGATGTAACTGGTACAGGTACGATCAGTAATGACGATGCTGCTGCTTCAACTTATACACTTACTTCAACCTCACCAAGTGTTACTGAAACTGATTCAGGTACTAAAACTCTTGCATTTACATTAACGCTTGATTCTGCAGCAACTGCTGAAACCACAGTTAATTACGAGACATTAACTACTGGTACAGCAACAGTTGGTACAGATTTCACAGCAGCATCAGGAACAGTTACTTTTGCGGCTGGTCAAAAGACAGCGACGGTAAATGTTTCTGTACTTGGTGATACAGATGTTGAATCAGATGAGACAGTTAAGGTCAAGTTCTCTGGTTCAAGCCTTACTGCTGATGTAACTGGTACAGGTACGATCAGTAATGACGATGCTGCTGCTTCAACTTATACACTTACTTCAACCTCACCAAGTGTTACTGAAACTGATTCAGGTACAAAAAACCTTGCATTTACAGTAACGCTTGATTCTGCAGTAACTGCTGAAACCACAGTTAATTACGAGACATTAACTACTGGTACAGCAACAGTTGGTACAGATTTCACAGCAACATCAGGAACAATTACTTTTGCGGCTGGTCAAAAGACAGCGACGGTAAATGTTTCTGTACTTGGTGATACAGACTATGAATCAGATGAGACAGTTGTGGTCAAGTTCTCTGGTTCAAGCCTTACTGCTGATGTAACTGCTACAGGTACGATCAGTAATGACGATACTGACCCTGCTCAAACAGCTAAAACATTAGTTTTAACTACAGGTACTAACACCGGATCTGATTTCACTGGATCAAGTGTTGCAGATACTTTCGACGCAAGTACATCTAATTCATTAAACAACGGAGATGTGCTAGCAGGTGGTGATGGCGATGATGTTTTAAACGCAACATTCAGTACTGCTCATACTGCCTCAGTTACCTCTACGTCGATTGAAACTTTCAACTTAACCTCTGGTAACGCAGCTGTTACTTTGAATCTTGCTGCAGCAACTGGTATTACAACTATTACTAATACTGGTTCTAATGATAATAATCTAGTCCTCAATAATATCGTAGCTGTACCTACAACAATCAACATCAATACAAATGATGGTGATTCAACATTCCAATTTACTAATACTGCACTAGCTGGTTCAACTGATGATCTTTTGATCAATCTAGATGGAGCAACTGGAAACTCAACAATCACAATTTCTAGGGCAGCAGGTGCAACTAACGATCTGGAAACACTTTCATTAGTTTCTAGATCAACAGCCAATGTAGTTGCAACTATTACTACTGATGCTGTTGATACAGCGACAGTAGAAATTAGTGGTGATCAAAATCTTGAAGTTACAAATGCTTTTGGGAATGAAGTTTTAACGATTTCTGCTGGTTCTGCTACTGGAGATTTAGACCTAACTACTGGTACTGGAGACATGACTGTCACTACCGGAGCAGGTGCTGACACTATTATTTCTAGTACTGGTGATGACACCATTACCGCTGGAGGTGGAGCTGACAGTATCACACTTGGTACTGGTACTGATAACGCTTCAGGTGGTGCAGGTATTGATACTTTCATTGAAACATCAGCAGGTTTGACATCTGTTGACACAATTTCTGGAGGAGATGGAGTTGATATTCTTTCAATCTCTGATGCTTCAACAGTTATTGATTCGGACTTCAACAATGTCACATCTGTTGAGACATTGACTCAAGGTACGACTAATGCTGCTAACACCATTACTCTTGGTTCACTAGCTGATGCTTCAGGTTTAGCCACAATCACTGGTAATGGAACTGGTGTAGATACAGTTACCGTCGGAGCAGGTTTTGATAATGCTCTTACCGTAAATGTCGCAACTGGTAATGATCAAATTGATGCTTCTGCTTCAGCGGCTGCAGTCAATATCGCCGCTGCTGCTGCTTCAATTACTACCAATGACACACTCAAAGGTGGTACTGGTGCAAATGACACAATTACATTGACAGCCGATTCAGGTACAGCAAACCTTGGTGCTTCAGTTACTGGATTTGAAACAGTCACAGTCGCTGCTGCAACAACTAATGACATAAAAATTACTACTAAGGACGAAAACGCAACAACTTCTCAAGCACTAACTGTTAACGCATCTGCTTTAACCAACACAGCTGCGGCTTTAACTTTCACATCTAGTGAAAACAGCACAGCAACTATCAACGTTACTGGTGGTGCTGGTGCTGATTCCATTACAGCTGGAACAGAGACATCTAACTTTGCTGGTGGAGGAGGAATTGATACCTTTAGTTTCACTTCAGCTCAATTAGTATCTACAGATACAATTTCTGGAGGAGATGGAGTTGATATCCTTTCAATCTCTGATGCTTCAACAGTTATTGACTCGGACTTCACCAATGTCACATCGGTTGAGACATTGACTCAAGGTACGACTAATGCTGCTAACACCATTACTCTTGGTTCAGTAGCTGATGCTGGTGCTTTGGCCACAATCACTGGTAATGGATCTGGTGTAGATACAGTTACCGTCGGAGCAGGTTTTGATAATGCTCTTACCGTAAACGTCTTAACTGGTAATGATGTAATTGATGCTTCTGCTTCAGCGGCTGCAGTCAATATCGCCGCTGCTGCTGCTTCAATTACTACCAATGACACACTTAAAGGTGGTACTGGTGCAAGTGACACAATTACATTGACAGCCGGTTCAGATACAGCAAACCTTGGTGCTTCAGTTACTGGATTTGAAACAGTCACAGTCGCTGCTGCAACAACTCATGACATAAAAATTACTACTAAGGACGAAAACGCAACAACTTCTCAAGCACTAACTGTTAACGCATCTGCTTTAACCAACACAGCTGCGGCTTTAACTTTCACATCTAGTGAAAACAGCACAGCAACTATCAACGTTACTGGTGGTGCTGGTGCTGATTCCATTACAGCTGGAACAGAGACATCTAACTTTGCTGGTGGAGGAGGAATTGATACCTTTAGTTTCACTTCAGCTCAATTAGTATCTACAGATACAATTTCTGGAGGAGATGGAGTTGATATCCTTTCAATCTCTGATGCTTCAACAGTTATTGACTCGGACTTCACCAATGTCACATCGGTTGAGACATTGACTCAAGGTACGACTAATGCTGCTAACACCATTACTCTTGGTTCAGTAGCTGATGCTGGTGCTTTGGCCACAATCACTGGTAATGGATCTGGTGTAGATACAGTTACCGTCGGAGCAGGTTTTGATAATGCTCTTACCGTAAACGTCTTAACTGGTAATGATGTAATTGATGCTTCTGCTTCAGCGGCTGCAGTCAATATCGCCGCTGCTGCTGCTTCAATTACTACCAATGACACACTTAAAGGTGGTACTGGTGCAAGTGACACAATTACATTGACAGCCGGTTCAGATACAGCAAACCTTGGTGCTTCAGTTACTGGATTTGAAACAGTCACAGTCGCTGCTGCAACAACTCATGACATAAAAATTACTACTAAGGACGAAAACGCAACAACTTCTCAAGCACTAACTGTTAACGCATCTGCTTTAACCAACACAGCTGCGGCTTTAACTTTCACATCTAGTGAAAACAGCACAGCAACTATCAACGTTACTGGTGGTGCTGGTGCTGATTCCATTACAGCTGGAACAGAGACATCTAACTTTGCTGGTGGAGGAGGAATTGATACTTTTATTTTCACTTCAGCTGGTTTGGTATCTGTTGATACAATTTCTGGAGGAGATGGAGTTGATATTCTTTCAATCTCTGATGCTTCAACAGTTATTGATTCGGACTTCACCAATGTCACATCGGTTGAGACATTGACTCAAGGTACGACTAATGCTGCTAACACCATTACTCTTGGTTCAGTAGCTGATGCTGGTGCTTTGGCCACAATCACTGGTAATGGATCTGGTGTAGATACAGTTACCGTCGGAGCAGGTTTTGATAATGCTCTTACCGTAAACGTCTTAACTGGTAATGATGTAATTGATGCTTCTGCTTCAGCGGCTGCAGTCAATATCGCCGCTGCTGCTGCTTCAATTACTACCAATGACACACTTAAAGGTGGTACTGGTTCAAGTGACACAATTACATTGACAGCCGATTCAGGTACAGCAAACCTTGGTGCTTCAGTTACTGGATTTGAAACAGTCACAGTCGCTGCTGCAACAACAAATACTATAAAAGTTACTACTAAGAACGAAAACGCAACAACTTCTCAAGCACTAACTGTTAACGCATCTGCTTTAACCAGCACAGCAGCTACGTTTACCTTTGTCTCTGGAGAAACTGGTACAGGTGAATCACTTGCAACTGTCAACGTAACTGGTGGTGCTGGTGCTGACTCAATAACAGGTGGAACTGAGAAATCTAACTTTGTTGGAGCCGGTGGAGCAGATACATTTACATTCGCATCGGGTAGTTTAACTTCTGCAGATACCGTTTCTGGTGGAGATGGAGCTGACGTCCTTACATTCTCTGATGCATCAACAGTTGTTGATGCTGACTTCACGAACATAACTAGTGTTGTCAACCTTGACGGTACAGGAGGTGCAAATACAATTACTCTTGGTTCAAAAGCTGATGCAACGGGTATAGCAAGTATTCAAGGAGCTGCAAGTGCTGTAGATACAGTTACTGTTGGAGCTGGTTTTGATAACGCACTATCCGTGAATATCAACGCTGGTGCTGACTCAATTGATGGTTCGGCATCATCAGCTGCAATAACAATTATTGCCGCTGATGGAGAAATCACAGCAGATGACACACTGAAAGGTGGTACTGGTGCTAATGACATCATTCAAATCACTGCTGTTGAGGGTGGTACAACTACCTTCGGAGCAAGTTTCACAGGATTTGAAACGATTGGGGTTACTGCTGCTACAACTCAACAGTTGAAAATTGTTATGGGTGATGCTTTGTCTGCAGGAGAGACAATTACCCTTACAGCAGCAGTATTGACTGGTGGTAGCGGTGAACTTGATTTCAACGGCTCTGCTGAAATAGAAGGTAGTTTCAATATCACTGGTTCTGCCGGTGCAGATACTATTAAGGGTGGACTTGGTACAGATACTCTTAATGGTGGTGCTGATGGTGTTGACGTCTTCTACACTTACAAAGGTAACGACGTTGTTGACTTTGGAGAAACTACAGGCGATAACGACGTTTGGTACATGAGTGGTGCGGCAAACAGTTCAAGTAACCTTGACACAATCACCAACTTTGAAGCTGGTGCAAGTAAGGACATCTTGAATCTAACCTCACTCGCTTCATTCAATAACACAACCACTGAGGCATTGCATGTACTTACAACGTTTAATGACGCTGGTGCAGACAATGACAACGTTCTTGTACTGAATACAGGCAACTACTACGCTAACGCTGCTGCATTATTGGATACTCTTGAAGAGGGTAACACCACTATTGGTTCATCTGTTCATACAGCTGCCTCACAAGTTGTAGTTGCTTACCAAGCTGCAAGTGGAGGTAATGTAAGAATTGCTGAAGCTACTCTCGCAACTGCTGGAGGTTTCACTGCAGTGGCAGATTTGGCAATACTTTCAGGTGTTACTGATGTCACAACCTTGGCTGCTACAAACTTCGTTCTTGACTAA